One window of the Nocardia terpenica genome contains the following:
- a CDS encoding dynamin family protein: MSFEVTGAAPGIVPEARRLIAAARQAFPGGSRPAALLGDCARRLDQPLRVALAGQLKAGKSTLLNALVGQDIAPTDATECTRLVTWYRHGAAPRVTARAADGAAADVVVRRRPGADGLPGAHGLGFDLSALRWNTRGPREVDHLEVDWPATALSRTTIIDTPGTSSLSREVSRRTARLLTPDDAAATPLPGADAVVYLLRRLDAADVSFLDRIGAGGEARQGFSGGPLGVIGVVSRADEIGAGRIDALHSARDVAARFSGELERTGLCQAVIPVAGLLAYAAATLRQREFDAFAALAAVPVDGLTAALLSADRFASPEPPLPISPELRAHLAARFGLFGIRLAVTLIRLGARDSTTLAAELTRRSGLDELRSVLDVQFAQRADQLKAHSALTALARVLAAHPGTPADHLLRRVRALLADVHGFAELRLLGRLRTDELPLPADDLTELHRLLGGSGIAPHLRLGLPADADPAALRAEATAAVRRWRARARHPLADRATADACLTAARSAEGVVELLRDPPTTPLDRICLPDR; the protein is encoded by the coding sequence GTGAGTTTCGAGGTCACCGGCGCGGCACCGGGAATCGTGCCGGAGGCGCGCCGGTTGATCGCCGCGGCCCGGCAGGCGTTTCCGGGTGGGTCGCGACCGGCCGCGCTGCTCGGCGACTGCGCGCGCCGCCTGGATCAACCGCTGCGGGTCGCGCTGGCGGGGCAGCTGAAGGCCGGGAAGTCGACGCTGCTGAACGCGCTGGTGGGACAGGACATCGCGCCCACCGATGCCACCGAGTGCACGCGCCTGGTGACCTGGTACCGGCACGGTGCCGCCCCGCGCGTGACGGCCCGGGCCGCCGACGGCGCCGCCGCGGACGTGGTGGTGCGGCGGCGGCCGGGTGCCGACGGCCTGCCCGGCGCCCACGGTCTCGGCTTCGATCTGTCGGCGCTGCGCTGGAATACGCGCGGTCCGCGCGAGGTCGACCACCTCGAGGTGGACTGGCCCGCGACCGCGCTGTCGCGCACCACGATCATCGACACCCCCGGCACCTCGTCGCTGTCGCGGGAGGTGTCCCGGCGCACGGCCCGGCTGCTGACCCCGGACGATGCCGCCGCGACGCCGCTGCCCGGCGCGGACGCGGTGGTGTACCTGCTGCGGCGGCTGGACGCCGCCGACGTCTCGTTCCTGGACCGGATCGGCGCGGGAGGCGAAGCGCGGCAAGGGTTTTCCGGTGGTCCGCTGGGTGTGATCGGCGTGGTGTCGCGCGCCGACGAGATCGGCGCGGGACGCATCGACGCGCTGCACTCGGCTCGCGATGTGGCCGCACGGTTTTCCGGCGAGCTGGAGCGAACCGGGCTGTGCCAGGCCGTGATCCCGGTCGCCGGACTGCTCGCCTACGCTGCCGCGACGCTGCGGCAGCGCGAATTCGACGCCTTCGCGGCGCTGGCGGCCGTGCCGGTGGATGGGCTGACCGCCGCGCTGCTGTCCGCCGACCGGTTCGCCAGTCCCGAACCGCCCCTGCCGATTTCGCCGGAGCTGCGGGCGCATCTCGCGGCCCGCTTCGGCCTGTTCGGAATTCGGCTGGCGGTCACCCTGATTCGGCTCGGCGCCCGCGATTCCACCACGCTGGCCGCCGAATTGACCCGGCGCAGCGGGCTGGACGAGCTGCGCTCGGTGCTGGACGTGCAATTCGCCCAGCGCGCCGACCAATTGAAGGCGCACTCGGCGCTGACCGCCCTGGCCCGGGTCCTCGCCGCCCACCCCGGTACCCCCGCCGACCACCTGCTCCGGCGGGTGCGGGCCCTGCTCGCGGACGTGCACGGCTTCGCCGAACTGCGCCTGCTCGGCCGCCTGCGCACCGACGAACTACCGCTGCCCGCGGACGATCTCACCGAACTGCATCGCCTGCTCGGCGGCTCCGGCATCGCCCCGCACCTGCGCCTGGGACTGCCCGCCGACGCCGATCCGGCGGCCCTGCGCGCCGAGGCCACCGCGGCGGTGCGCAGGTGGCGCGCCCGCGCCCGTCACCCGCTGGCCGACCGGGCGACCGCCGACGCCTGCCTGACCGCCGCCCGCAGCGCCGAGGGCGTGGTCGAACTGCTCCGCGACCCGCCCACCACGCCGCTGGACCGAATCTGCCTGCCCGACAGGTGA
- a CDS encoding endonuclease has translation MDADVVRGLLERAGTSYAAEAGIGLADKPAPVFQLLMLTQLLSTRISAQLAVAAARELVGSGYRTPQRVADAEWQELVDALGRAHYRRYDESTATRLGVNASRVLDRYHGDLRRMAKEAGGEPGRLAGLVQQFEGIGPTGGDIFLREIQDVWTWVRPHFDERARRGAERLGLPTDPAQLDRLAPSGRAAEFAAALVRVSLDTDLADEVLAAAR, from the coding sequence ATGGATGCGGATGTTGTGCGGGGGTTGTTGGAGCGGGCGGGGACCAGTTATGCGGCGGAGGCGGGGATTGGGCTGGCGGATAAGCCTGCGCCGGTGTTTCAGTTGTTGATGCTTACGCAGTTGTTGAGTACGCGGATCTCTGCGCAGCTGGCGGTGGCGGCCGCGCGGGAGTTGGTCGGTTCCGGGTACCGGACGCCGCAGCGGGTTGCCGATGCCGAATGGCAGGAATTGGTTGATGCGCTCGGTCGTGCGCACTACCGCCGCTATGACGAGTCCACGGCTACTCGGTTGGGCGTCAATGCTTCTCGGGTGCTCGATCGGTATCACGGGGATCTGCGGCGGATGGCGAAGGAGGCCGGGGGCGAACCGGGGCGGCTGGCGGGGCTGGTGCAGCAGTTCGAGGGCATCGGGCCGACCGGGGGCGACATCTTTCTGCGCGAGATACAGGACGTGTGGACCTGGGTTCGCCCGCACTTCGACGAGCGCGCCCGGCGGGGCGCCGAGCGCCTGGGCCTGCCCACCGACCCCGCCCAGCTCGACCGGCTGGCCCCGTCCGGCCGCGCCGCCGAATTCGCCGCCGCCCTGGTCCGGGTGTCTCTCGACACCGACCTCGCCGACGAGGTGCTGGCCGCCGCCCGCTGA
- a CDS encoding zinc-binding dehydrogenase, with translation MKAVVCSQGKLEVADIASPRPGPGQVLVRVLRCGICGSDLHARLHCDELAALAAATGYDHFMRSDQRVVLGHEFCGEVVEYGPGCRKRWRAGTRVVALPILRNGRQPHLTGLSAAAPGGYAELVVVQESMTFPVPNGLSADHAALTEPMAVAWHAVRRGRVGKGQTAFVVGCGPIGLAVICMLKASGVRTVVASDFSPRRRELAARCGADVVVDPAAESPWEAAPKGRITGANDVLNLGFDTMQRLRRIPKLPWWHLFRLLHTLDAAPTGPVIFECVGVPGIIDGILTAAPPRSRVVVVGVCMQADTVHPAMAINKELELRFVLGYDPGEFRDTLHMIAAGKVDPTPLVTATVGLDGVDNAFAALGNPERHAKILIDPASTTIVP, from the coding sequence ATGAAGGCGGTGGTCTGTTCCCAAGGCAAGCTCGAGGTCGCCGATATTGCGTCGCCACGACCGGGTCCGGGGCAGGTGCTGGTTCGCGTATTGCGGTGCGGCATCTGTGGATCCGATCTGCATGCGCGGCTGCACTGCGACGAACTCGCCGCGCTGGCCGCGGCCACCGGGTACGACCATTTCATGCGGTCGGATCAGCGGGTGGTGCTCGGGCACGAGTTCTGCGGCGAGGTGGTGGAGTACGGGCCGGGCTGCCGGAAGCGGTGGCGGGCGGGCACGCGGGTGGTCGCGCTGCCGATCCTGCGGAACGGGCGGCAGCCGCACCTGACCGGGCTGTCGGCCGCCGCGCCCGGCGGCTACGCCGAACTGGTCGTGGTGCAGGAGTCGATGACCTTCCCGGTGCCGAACGGACTGTCCGCCGACCACGCGGCGCTTACCGAGCCGATGGCGGTGGCCTGGCACGCGGTGCGCCGCGGCCGGGTGGGCAAGGGGCAGACTGCCTTCGTCGTCGGCTGCGGCCCGATCGGGCTCGCGGTGATCTGCATGCTGAAGGCATCCGGCGTGCGAACCGTTGTGGCCAGCGACTTCTCACCGCGCCGCCGGGAACTGGCCGCGCGCTGCGGCGCCGACGTGGTGGTCGACCCCGCCGCCGAATCCCCCTGGGAGGCCGCGCCGAAGGGCCGGATCACCGGCGCGAACGATGTGCTCAATCTCGGCTTCGACACCATGCAGCGGCTGCGCCGCATCCCGAAACTGCCCTGGTGGCACCTGTTCCGGTTGCTGCACACCCTGGACGCCGCGCCCACCGGTCCGGTCATCTTCGAATGCGTCGGCGTCCCAGGCATTATCGACGGGATCCTCACCGCCGCGCCGCCCCGATCCCGCGTGGTCGTCGTCGGCGTGTGCATGCAGGCCGACACCGTGCACCCCGCCATGGCCATCAACAAGGAACTGGAGCTCCGCTTCGTCCTCGGCTACGACCCCGGCGAGTTCCGCGACACCCTGCACATGATCGCCGCGGGCAAGGTCGACCCGACCCCGCTCGTCACCGCCACCGTCGGCCTCGACGGCGTCGACAATGCCTTTGCGGCCCTGGGCAATCCGGAGCGGCACGCCAAAATCCTGATCGATCCGGCCAGCACGACGATCGTGCCCTGA
- a CDS encoding dynamin family protein, protein MGTVVAGGPPASPLLAVLAETVAVARAAQRGDLVGRLEALADRVRDPRRRIVVAGLGNQGKSRFVNALLNLEVCPVGDDATTTVPTLLAHGPQPVAELVLAGPGGAAEGRRITVPLADIHGSIHRERASRLEIRVPNPLLADGIVLIDTPAVGGHGTASAAAVLGLVPTADAVLVLSDASAELTEPEVEFLRQVRELCPAVALLLSKIDLYPHWRQVLQADREHLCRHRLELPIIPVSSVLRTHALRWQDEQLGRESGFGVLYDFLRGQVVARDQAATRRAVAADIASAAEHLALALGSELVALRDPGRGAAAIRELRLAKTQAEDLHRRTAAWQQTLGDGITDLVADIDHDLRDRLRTIGRTAEDWIDANDPGRLWEQMREWLTTTADSALGDNLLCTHHRAVGLAERIAEHFLEFGGVDLPAVRDVLNPTDSRIDAVTLAELEPDLGPGHKLLVGMRGSYGGMVMVGLVSTVAGLALVNPVSVGAGMLLGGKAFRDDKRERLVRRRAEAKAAVRRFLDDVAFEAGKQSRDRLHRIHRVLRDHFTGIADRSLRSINDSLQAAQDAAGIESARRAERAGELERQLRIVAELRRHAAAMAPPGVEPTGDSRTH, encoded by the coding sequence ATGGGGACAGTGGTGGCGGGTGGGCCGCCCGCCTCGCCGTTGCTGGCGGTGTTGGCGGAGACCGTTGCGGTCGCGCGGGCGGCGCAGCGGGGCGATCTGGTCGGTCGGTTGGAGGCGCTGGCGGATCGGGTGCGGGATCCGCGGCGGCGGATCGTGGTCGCGGGGTTGGGGAATCAGGGCAAGAGCCGGTTCGTCAATGCCCTGCTGAACCTCGAGGTCTGCCCGGTCGGCGACGATGCGACCACCACGGTCCCCACGCTGCTCGCCCACGGGCCGCAACCGGTCGCCGAACTGGTACTCGCCGGTCCGGGCGGCGCGGCGGAGGGGCGGCGAATCACGGTGCCGCTGGCCGATATTCACGGCAGCATCCATCGCGAACGGGCGTCCCGGCTGGAGATCCGGGTGCCGAACCCGCTGCTGGCCGACGGCATCGTCCTGATCGACACCCCGGCCGTCGGCGGGCACGGAACCGCCAGTGCCGCAGCCGTTCTCGGCCTGGTTCCGACCGCCGACGCGGTGCTGGTGCTCTCCGACGCCTCCGCCGAACTCACCGAACCGGAGGTGGAATTCCTCCGGCAGGTGCGCGAGCTGTGCCCGGCGGTGGCGCTGCTGCTGAGCAAGATCGACCTGTATCCGCACTGGCGGCAGGTGCTACAGGCCGATCGGGAACATCTGTGCAGGCACCGGCTGGAGCTGCCGATCATCCCCGTCTCGTCGGTGCTGCGCACCCACGCCCTGCGCTGGCAGGACGAGCAGCTGGGCCGGGAGTCGGGTTTCGGTGTGCTGTACGACTTCCTGCGCGGGCAGGTGGTGGCGCGCGACCAGGCCGCCACCCGGCGCGCGGTGGCCGCCGACATCGCCTCGGCCGCAGAGCATCTCGCCCTCGCCCTGGGCAGTGAGCTGGTGGCGCTGCGCGATCCCGGACGCGGCGCGGCCGCCATCCGGGAACTGCGGCTCGCCAAGACCCAGGCCGAGGACCTGCACCGGCGCACCGCCGCCTGGCAGCAGACCCTGGGCGACGGCATCACCGATCTGGTCGCCGATATCGATCACGATCTGCGCGATCGCCTGCGCACCATCGGCCGCACCGCCGAGGACTGGATCGACGCCAACGATCCCGGCCGCCTCTGGGAGCAGATGCGCGAATGGCTCACCACCACGGCCGATTCCGCGCTCGGCGACAACCTGCTGTGCACCCACCATCGCGCCGTCGGCCTGGCCGAACGCATTGCCGAGCACTTCCTCGAATTCGGCGGCGTCGACCTGCCCGCCGTGCGAGATGTGCTGAACCCCACCGATTCTCGTATCGACGCGGTCACCCTGGCCGAGCTGGAACCCGACCTCGGCCCGGGCCACAAGCTGCTGGTCGGCATGCGCGGCTCCTACGGCGGCATGGTGATGGTCGGCCTGGTCAGCACCGTCGCCGGGCTGGCCCTGGTCAATCCGGTCTCGGTCGGCGCGGGAATGCTGCTGGGCGGCAAGGCATTCCGCGACGACAAGCGGGAGCGTCTGGTCCGCCGCCGTGCCGAGGCCAAGGCCGCCGTGCGCCGCTTCCTCGACGATGTCGCCTTCGAGGCGGGCAAGCAGTCGCGGGATCGGCTGCATCGCATCCACCGGGTGCTGCGCGATCACTTCACCGGCATCGCCGACCGCAGCCTGCGGTCGATCAACGATTCGCTACAGGCCGCGCAGGACGCCGCCGGGATCGAGTCGGCCCGGCGGGCCGAGCGCGCCGGGGAACTGGAGCGGCAGCTGCGAATCGTGGCCGAGCTGCGCCGGCACGCCGCCGCGATGGCGCCGCCGGGCGTCGAGCCGACCGGTGATTCGCGCACGCACTAG